One part of the Sphingobium yanoikuyae genome encodes these proteins:
- a CDS encoding DUF4170 domain-containing protein has protein sequence MSKMHLVMGGRVTNPQTLEFQDLSKVDLVGVFPDYASAEKAWRGAAQRTVDDAEMRYVIVHLHRLLEPELPAA, from the coding sequence ATGAGCAAGATGCATCTGGTGATGGGCGGCCGCGTAACCAACCCGCAGACGCTGGAATTCCAGGACCTGAGCAAGGTCGACCTGGTTGGCGTCTTCCCTGACTATGCCTCGGCCGAAAAGGCCTGGCGCGGCGCGGCGCAGCGCACCGTCGATGACGCCGAAATGCGTTATGTGATCGTCCATCTGCACCGTCTGCTGGAGCCTGAGCTGCCGGCAGCCTG